A single genomic interval of Verrucomicrobiales bacterium harbors:
- a CDS encoding DMT family transporter, with the protein MNPSSQPAWRSAWFLWTLLAVVCWGIWAILSKLLGDALSAEQSQALSTGGAIPVLIALSLSKRLTHQGNRWRGIGWALSAGVLTCLGNTAYYGLLRDGAKAATAVPLTAMYPLITLLLAVGFLRERLNRVQQMGILLSLGAIYLFNVPGEAGLISPALAAALAPIGLWGVAGLLQKMSTNEVSGELSALVFLSAFVPIGIYLIWQHPLTGASLTSRSWVLVTLVGLCFALGNFALLEAFARGGKASVIAPLAGLYPMISVPIAVLVLGEKISWRELGGITLALLAVAALSLESRRPALNLPNH; encoded by the coding sequence ATGAACCCTTCCTCCCAGCCTGCTTGGAGGTCTGCCTGGTTCCTCTGGACCTTGCTGGCAGTCGTCTGCTGGGGCATCTGGGCGATTCTGTCCAAATTGCTTGGCGATGCCTTGTCGGCCGAGCAAAGCCAAGCCCTCAGCACTGGGGGAGCCATTCCCGTCCTGATAGCGCTGAGCCTGTCCAAACGTTTGACTCACCAGGGAAACCGCTGGCGCGGCATCGGCTGGGCTCTGTCGGCTGGAGTCCTTACCTGCTTGGGCAACACCGCGTACTATGGTTTGCTTCGCGATGGAGCCAAAGCAGCAACAGCAGTACCGCTGACTGCAATGTATCCGCTTATCACCCTCCTGCTGGCGGTCGGTTTTCTGCGCGAGCGGCTCAACCGGGTCCAACAGATGGGAATTCTACTCTCCCTCGGCGCCATTTATCTCTTTAATGTACCGGGCGAAGCTGGGCTGATCTCCCCTGCGCTCGCGGCCGCGCTGGCGCCCATCGGACTGTGGGGCGTGGCCGGGCTCCTGCAGAAGATGTCCACCAATGAAGTGAGCGGAGAGCTCTCAGCCCTGGTGTTTTTGTCAGCTTTCGTCCCCATCGGAATCTATCTGATTTGGCAGCACCCGCTGACCGGGGCCAGCCTCACGTCACGAAGCTGGGTTTTGGTAACACTCGTTGGCCTGTGCTTCGCACTAGGCAATTTTGCCCTCCTGGAGGCGTTCGCCCGCGGAGGCAAGGCCTCGGTGATTGCGCCTCTTGCCGGTCTGTATCCGATGATCAGCGTGCCTATCGCTGTCCTAGTTCTCGGCGAAAAAATAAGCTGGCGGGAGCTGGGCGGCATCACGTTGGCTCTGCTCGCGGTGGCCGCGCTTTCCCTTGAATCTCGTAGGCCAGCCCTTAATCTACCGAATCACTAG
- a CDS encoding homocysteine S-methyltransferase family protein, with the protein MQPITTLLKDTVVLGDGGYLIELERRGYVDSGSRREKVGTGKGSGQFTPEVAIEQPEALRQLHREFLGAGSQVLQALTFFGTREKLTRAGYGSQTESINQAAVKLAREVAGDRALVAGSVSRTQLIEREGMGAMDKARDHIAEQIRLLKDAGVDFLILETFFHLAEMKVALRCATEAGLPAVATMSFRPMISACTDGHTPAECAKVLADLGAIAVGANCEQEPTRMLPLLREMRSACQIPIAAQPSAFRTTDTCHCFTRQPAFPDDLETIQVSRKEFENLGQMAQREGVGYLGGCCGCNAAYIRALSDGLAAAQ; encoded by the coding sequence ATGCAACCCATTACCACTCTCCTTAAAGACACCGTCGTCCTCGGCGACGGAGGCTATCTAATCGAACTCGAACGACGCGGCTATGTGGACAGTGGCTCCCGTCGGGAAAAGGTCGGCACGGGCAAGGGCAGCGGACAATTCACTCCCGAGGTTGCCATCGAGCAACCCGAGGCCCTCCGTCAGCTGCATCGCGAATTCCTGGGAGCTGGATCCCAGGTTCTTCAAGCGCTGACCTTCTTTGGGACACGCGAGAAACTGACCCGCGCGGGCTACGGGTCTCAGACGGAGTCGATCAATCAAGCTGCGGTAAAGTTGGCGCGCGAGGTTGCCGGTGATCGCGCACTGGTGGCTGGCAGCGTCTCCCGGACCCAGCTGATCGAGCGCGAAGGCATGGGAGCGATGGACAAGGCGCGCGACCATATCGCGGAACAAATCCGACTGTTGAAGGATGCGGGCGTGGACTTCCTGATCTTGGAAACGTTTTTTCACCTGGCCGAAATGAAAGTGGCCTTGCGCTGCGCCACGGAAGCAGGACTACCTGCGGTAGCCACCATGAGCTTTCGCCCCATGATCAGCGCCTGCACCGACGGACATACCCCGGCCGAATGCGCGAAAGTGCTCGCGGATCTCGGAGCCATCGCCGTCGGAGCCAACTGCGAGCAGGAGCCCACTCGAATGCTGCCGCTGCTGCGCGAGATGCGATCCGCTTGCCAGATCCCGATCGCCGCTCAACCCAGCGCGTTCCGCACGACCGACACATGCCACTGCTTCACTCGTCAGCCCGCCTTTCCCGACGATCTAGAGACGATTCAAGTCTCGCGCAAGGAGTTCGAAAACCTGGGCCAGATGGCACAGCGCGAAGGGGTCGGCTACCTGGGAGGATGCTGTGGCTGCAATGCCGCTTACATTCGCGCCTTGAGCGATGGGCTGGCGGCGGCGCAGTGA
- a CDS encoding 6-phosphogluconolactonase, with product MIVSIYESTTTANEVAAAHFGRRLSHPATRTVMVAAGNTPLDLYQLISAQGLKLPHLKVFALDEYVGVPLEEPRNCANLLRHHVAQAWGLKPDQFLTVSSVAGEAERSVKQHESAIEAAGGLDLLVLGLGQNGHLGFNEPGSSPDSGARVLALDPISVEANRKWFHGRFAPDQGVTVGMKTILGAREIFLLAFGAHKIQAVREMIRGSVSDRCPASFLQTHPRVKVFLDTTAAADLLTVS from the coding sequence ATGATTGTCTCCATCTACGAATCAACCACGACGGCGAACGAGGTGGCGGCCGCCCATTTTGGACGTAGATTATCGCATCCCGCCACGCGCACTGTGATGGTCGCCGCAGGAAACACACCGTTGGACCTGTACCAGCTCATCTCTGCCCAAGGGCTCAAGCTGCCGCATCTCAAGGTCTTTGCTCTGGACGAATATGTCGGTGTTCCACTGGAGGAACCGCGCAACTGCGCCAACCTGCTTCGGCACCATGTCGCCCAAGCCTGGGGCCTGAAGCCCGACCAGTTCCTCACCGTAAGTTCTGTGGCCGGCGAGGCGGAACGCAGTGTAAAGCAGCATGAGTCAGCCATCGAAGCGGCCGGGGGACTGGATCTGCTGGTGTTGGGATTGGGTCAGAACGGCCATCTGGGTTTCAACGAGCCCGGCAGCTCCCCGGACTCTGGCGCTCGCGTGTTGGCTCTCGACCCGATCTCAGTGGAAGCGAATCGAAAATGGTTCCATGGCCGCTTCGCGCCGGATCAAGGCGTTACCGTCGGGATGAAAACGATCCTGGGAGCTCGAGAGATATTCCTGCTCGCTTTCGGAGCACATAAGATACAGGCCGTCCGTGAAATGATCCGTGGCTCGGTGAGCGATCGCTGCCCCGCGTCGTTCCTCCAAACCCATCCGCGGGTGAAAGTGTTTCTCGATACGACGGCCGCTGCTGATTTACTGACGGTCTCCTAA
- a CDS encoding ROK family protein, translated as MSFPAQHTEVHSTKIRHAIGIDVGGTKIAGGLVQFPEGRVLVQRSEPTKPQRGPEAVLADVEHMARQLRNSLPEGTALDALGVGLCELVDRNGQPASANCIDWTKLPVRERLSAIAPCVLEADVRAAALGEAYYGTGRDFRHFLYVTIGTGISSCLMCEGKPFLGARGATGTMASSPLPISAENEEAIMPTLEQLASGPALVERFGRLGGNANSGEDVLAAACAGDTRAVGVVRSGAEALGAAIGWLVNVLDPDAVVIGGGLGLSEGLFRDTLSASAHRHIWSDLHRDLPIMPASLGTQAGFIGAATYALNASRITQR; from the coding sequence ATGAGTTTTCCCGCTCAGCATACGGAGGTCCATAGCACCAAAATTCGTCACGCCATCGGCATCGATGTCGGGGGGACTAAAATTGCCGGAGGCCTGGTGCAGTTTCCGGAAGGGCGGGTGCTCGTTCAACGAAGCGAGCCGACCAAGCCTCAACGGGGCCCGGAGGCGGTCCTGGCGGACGTGGAGCATATGGCCCGCCAACTGCGCAACTCACTACCCGAGGGAACCGCATTGGACGCCCTAGGTGTGGGACTTTGCGAGCTCGTCGATCGGAATGGCCAGCCGGCGAGCGCGAATTGCATCGACTGGACTAAACTGCCCGTGCGCGAACGGCTGTCGGCAATCGCGCCCTGCGTGCTCGAAGCGGATGTCCGGGCGGCCGCGCTGGGTGAAGCCTATTACGGCACTGGACGCGACTTTCGGCACTTTCTCTATGTGACCATCGGAACCGGAATCAGTTCCTGCCTCATGTGCGAGGGAAAACCGTTCCTTGGTGCCCGCGGAGCCACGGGGACGATGGCGAGCAGTCCCCTGCCCATCTCCGCCGAGAACGAAGAGGCAATCATGCCCACGCTGGAACAACTGGCTTCCGGCCCGGCTTTGGTCGAGCGTTTCGGCCGACTGGGTGGCAACGCCAACTCGGGTGAGGACGTGCTGGCTGCGGCATGCGCGGGCGACACTCGCGCCGTCGGGGTCGTTCGTTCCGGGGCTGAGGCGCTCGGAGCCGCCATAGGTTGGCTGGTGAATGTGCTCGATCCTGACGCAGTGGTGATCGGCGGAGGTCTGGGCCTCAGCGAGGGGCTTTTCCGCGATACCCTCTCCGCGTCAGCTCATCGTCACATCTGGTCCGATTTGCATCGGGACCTGCCCATCATGCCCGCCTCCCTGGGCACCCAAGCTGGGTTCATCGGAGCCGCTACCTACGCGTTGAACGCGTCCCGAATCACACAACGTTGA
- a CDS encoding sulfite oxidase codes for MKPISRRGYIGGSVAFMAAAFSQNPLSLFGFPNDESGAEVVPFLDPQPVDPGRRMIKWEDLQEWITPANDLFAVNHYGVVSEVDASKWTLDVSGFVGRPQRFSLQEIQSRRRREITATIECSGNGAGVGFMGAVGNARWAGTPLGPLLKECSLLPQSSEIVFFGQDEKKEKIRDQEYPQNFARSLSTEEAFKKEILLCWEMNGKPLTQGHGFPLRLVVPGWYGIAWVKWLNRIEVHDRRYMSKFMARDYVTIRGEERDGKTIWRETSVSHMNVKSLLGRVSRLKDGSIRITGAAWTDGTPLKRVELQIDEGPWIKVELDRSRQSRYAWTFWSYEWKNPPPGEHTLVSRATDANGVVQPSKDDPAIKLKKTYWEANQQYPRRIKV; via the coding sequence ATGAAACCTATCTCACGCCGGGGTTACATCGGTGGAAGCGTAGCCTTCATGGCCGCTGCCTTCAGCCAGAATCCGCTTTCCCTGTTTGGATTTCCGAATGATGAGTCCGGAGCTGAGGTGGTGCCTTTCCTTGACCCCCAACCCGTGGATCCGGGGCGACGCATGATCAAATGGGAGGATCTTCAAGAGTGGATCACGCCGGCCAACGATCTCTTCGCCGTGAACCATTATGGAGTGGTTTCCGAAGTGGATGCATCGAAGTGGACGTTGGATGTATCCGGCTTTGTCGGACGGCCCCAAAGATTCAGCCTGCAGGAGATTCAATCCCGGCGACGCCGGGAGATCACAGCCACCATTGAATGCTCAGGCAATGGTGCGGGGGTGGGTTTTATGGGGGCGGTAGGCAACGCCCGCTGGGCGGGGACACCTCTCGGGCCGCTGCTGAAGGAATGCTCGCTCCTGCCTCAATCCAGCGAGATTGTGTTCTTCGGACAAGACGAGAAAAAGGAGAAGATCCGGGATCAGGAATACCCTCAAAACTTCGCCCGCAGCCTCTCCACCGAAGAGGCCTTCAAGAAGGAAATCCTTCTGTGCTGGGAAATGAACGGCAAGCCTCTGACTCAGGGGCACGGGTTCCCGCTCCGCCTCGTGGTTCCTGGTTGGTATGGAATCGCCTGGGTCAAGTGGCTGAACCGGATTGAGGTTCATGACCGACGTTACATGAGTAAGTTCATGGCGCGCGACTACGTCACGATTCGAGGAGAGGAAAGGGATGGCAAGACCATCTGGCGAGAGACCAGCGTCAGCCATATGAACGTCAAATCGTTGCTAGGCCGGGTGAGCCGTCTGAAGGATGGATCCATCCGCATCACCGGGGCCGCCTGGACCGACGGCACTCCTCTGAAACGGGTGGAACTCCAGATCGATGAAGGCCCGTGGATCAAGGTGGAACTGGACCGCTCTCGTCAATCCCGCTACGCCTGGACGTTCTGGTCCTACGAGTGGAAAAACCCACCTCCCGGCGAGCATACCCTAGTTTCCCGCGCCACCGATGCGAATGGCGTGGTTCAACCTTCGAAGGACGATCCCGCCATCAAGCTGAAGAAGACGTACTGGGAGGCGAATCAACAGTATCCCCGCCGCATCAAGGTGTGA
- a CDS encoding CotH kinase family protein, producing the protein MAANATGLADVDKEFSDWIEIYNPGQTSASLAGWSLTDDASRLQKWQFPPVSIPAQGFLIIFASGKDRRPAVGELHANFQLDANGEFLALVQPDGTTLASGLAGVFPRQVRDVSYGLSMTSDVKKLLPSDASGLLWVPTDSSQGLNWMLPEFVASGWIPIVSGVGYDRPQASSPEPVEPVAPASDVSQPGDFITATSPNSPSNETVINAIDNNSQTKYLNFDKLNAGLTVTPSSGEVVVTGLRLTSANDAPERDPTRFTLSGSHDGANFSLIATGTVPTFTARFMPVSVTFTNTQAWKHFRLLFPTVRDAASAVAVQIAEVELLGWPGGPPPEFGSLIRTNIESRLYNRSTSAYLRFPFLGSDVPDVGRLALYLRYEDGFVAWLNGVEVARANAPQALDFNARAVTNRSRFASGSQALFNISDRIPLLRTGSNVLAIQGLNSRIDSRDFLLEAELEQSQVAFGASGYLVSSTPRTENSLLHQGLVDEVAFSVSRGFHQSPFDLLLECSTPGAVIRYTTDGSEPNATHGLVSAGPISIRRTTCVRAIAVREGWHSPRVVTHTYLFLNDVITQSRTGAIAQGFPATWVGQAADYGLDPRVVGLNGTDRFGGKYTRSLTADLESLPTLSVVAPIADLFGPQGIYANPESRGSAWERAISLELLYPDHRPGFQENAGIRIQGGAFRRFDLSLKKSFRVVFQERYGASKLRFPLFGPDAAAEFDNFVLRANSNDAWPYGGGKAVYVRDAFAMATAREFGIPASHSEFMHLYINGQYWGLYNPVERPDAAFASSYVGGDRDLWDSINQDSAPDGNYDAWNRMLNALNQDLTRTENYQRVQGNHPDGTRNLAFEKLIDVENLIDYMILNFYMGNTDWPGRNWWAGRSREGFVGFQFRPWDTETTLDFNSIDVDVTGVNSAVARPFGALRVNADFRMSFADHVFKHFFNGGPLYVSTNSARWDPIHPENNRPAARFASLAAKVRSGIVGESARWGDQLVASPFTRDEHWQPERDSLLNSYFPLRSARVIEQFRRAGLYPRTDPPSISPRGGTLATGATVSLSSRAGIIYYTTNGTDPRKIPTTALRYSGPIQLGDLTTLRTRVLNGSEWSALHDATFVVGTPKLHVSEVHYHPAALTRAELDAGFTDADSFEYLELHNPGATSYDLRGIRFTTGIQFGFATSSVVRLPAGGYVLLVKNRSAFAARYGSTGSIAGEYGGKLDNAGERIVAVDGTGQTVIEFLYGTRSPWPNSPDGKGPSLVVVDAAGDLSSGANWKPSVFPGGSPGESNEPAPFQLTVERTSSGDLMFRFPGRAGLGFTLYTSDSLVPAAWKVMTSGDVLQRTGPAVTSVSGDSGSVPRFFKLSIP; encoded by the coding sequence ATGGCTGCCAATGCCACGGGATTGGCGGATGTCGACAAAGAGTTCAGTGATTGGATTGAAATCTACAATCCCGGCCAGACTTCCGCCTCGCTGGCCGGATGGTCCCTCACGGATGATGCGTCTCGTCTCCAAAAATGGCAGTTCCCCCCGGTCTCCATCCCGGCTCAGGGCTTTCTCATCATATTCGCCTCCGGAAAGGATCGACGTCCTGCTGTGGGTGAACTGCATGCCAATTTCCAACTGGATGCCAACGGTGAGTTTTTGGCCTTGGTGCAACCCGATGGAACCACACTGGCCTCCGGCTTGGCTGGTGTTTTTCCGCGTCAGGTCAGGGACGTTTCCTATGGATTGTCGATGACCAGCGACGTCAAAAAGTTGCTACCTTCGGATGCTAGCGGACTGTTGTGGGTTCCGACCGACAGTTCGCAGGGTTTAAATTGGATGCTGCCCGAGTTTGTGGCCTCCGGTTGGATTCCGATCGTTTCGGGAGTGGGTTATGACCGTCCGCAGGCCAGCAGTCCTGAACCGGTCGAGCCCGTAGCTCCCGCGTCAGATGTCTCTCAGCCCGGAGATTTTATCACGGCGACCTCGCCGAATTCGCCATCCAACGAAACCGTAATCAATGCGATCGATAACAACTCGCAAACGAAGTATTTGAACTTCGATAAGTTGAATGCGGGACTTACCGTGACTCCCTCGAGCGGTGAGGTGGTGGTGACGGGGCTACGGCTGACCTCCGCGAACGACGCTCCTGAGCGGGACCCGACGCGCTTTACCCTCTCCGGCTCCCACGATGGGGCCAACTTTAGCCTCATCGCGACCGGAACGGTGCCGACCTTCACAGCGCGATTCATGCCCGTGTCGGTCACATTCACCAACACGCAGGCCTGGAAACACTTTCGGCTGCTGTTTCCCACCGTTCGCGACGCAGCGTCCGCCGTGGCGGTTCAAATCGCCGAGGTGGAATTGCTCGGTTGGCCAGGCGGCCCGCCACCTGAGTTTGGTTCGCTGATCCGAACCAACATCGAAAGCCGGCTCTACAATCGCAGTACCAGCGCTTACCTCCGGTTTCCTTTCCTAGGGAGTGATGTTCCCGATGTTGGCCGACTCGCGCTCTACCTCCGTTACGAGGACGGATTCGTCGCATGGCTTAACGGCGTCGAAGTAGCCCGGGCCAACGCGCCGCAGGCTCTGGACTTTAATGCAAGAGCGGTGACCAACCGTTCGCGATTTGCCTCCGGGTCACAGGCACTATTCAATATCAGTGACCGCATCCCTTTGCTGCGAACTGGCAGTAATGTCCTTGCCATCCAAGGGCTCAACTCGCGGATCGACAGCCGGGATTTCCTGCTGGAAGCCGAGTTGGAGCAGTCCCAAGTGGCTTTCGGAGCGTCTGGCTATTTGGTCAGTTCGACGCCGAGAACAGAGAATTCCCTGCTTCACCAGGGCTTGGTCGATGAGGTTGCTTTCAGCGTCAGCCGAGGGTTTCACCAGAGCCCGTTCGATCTGCTTCTCGAATGCTCAACCCCAGGCGCCGTCATCCGCTACACGACCGATGGCAGCGAGCCGAACGCAACCCATGGTCTAGTCTCGGCCGGCCCCATTTCCATTCGTCGAACGACTTGCGTGCGAGCGATCGCCGTGCGGGAGGGTTGGCATTCCCCGCGCGTGGTGACTCACACCTATCTGTTCTTGAACGATGTGATCACCCAGAGCCGGACCGGGGCCATAGCGCAAGGATTCCCGGCGACCTGGGTGGGACAGGCGGCCGACTACGGCCTTGATCCGAGAGTGGTGGGCCTGAATGGCACGGACCGGTTTGGCGGGAAATACACCCGATCTCTCACGGCCGACTTGGAATCGCTCCCGACCTTGAGCGTGGTCGCCCCCATCGCCGACCTCTTCGGTCCGCAAGGAATCTACGCCAACCCTGAAAGCCGCGGTTCCGCCTGGGAAAGGGCGATCTCTCTGGAACTACTGTATCCCGACCATCGACCAGGCTTCCAGGAGAACGCGGGAATTCGCATTCAGGGTGGTGCGTTCCGTCGGTTTGATCTCTCGCTCAAAAAGTCTTTTCGAGTGGTGTTTCAAGAGCGGTATGGCGCCTCCAAATTGCGTTTTCCACTGTTCGGTCCCGATGCGGCGGCCGAGTTTGATAACTTCGTGCTTCGAGCGAACAGCAACGACGCCTGGCCGTACGGTGGAGGAAAAGCTGTTTATGTGCGCGACGCGTTCGCGATGGCGACAGCCCGGGAATTCGGAATTCCGGCGTCCCATTCCGAGTTCATGCATCTCTACATCAATGGCCAGTATTGGGGACTGTATAACCCGGTGGAACGACCCGATGCCGCCTTCGCATCCAGCTACGTGGGTGGGGACCGAGATCTTTGGGATTCCATCAACCAGGATTCCGCTCCGGATGGGAATTATGACGCCTGGAATCGGATGTTGAATGCTTTAAATCAGGATCTCACTCGGACCGAGAACTACCAGCGGGTTCAAGGTAACCACCCGGATGGCACTCGCAATCTGGCGTTCGAGAAGTTGATCGATGTCGAGAATCTCATCGACTACATGATTCTGAATTTCTACATGGGCAATACCGACTGGCCGGGACGGAATTGGTGGGCGGGCCGGAGTCGGGAAGGATTTGTTGGCTTTCAGTTTCGTCCGTGGGACACCGAGACGACTCTCGACTTCAACTCCATTGACGTCGATGTCACGGGAGTCAACTCCGCAGTGGCGCGGCCTTTCGGGGCACTGCGCGTTAACGCTGATTTTCGCATGAGTTTTGCCGATCATGTATTCAAACACTTTTTCAATGGTGGACCTCTCTATGTGAGCACCAACAGCGCGCGGTGGGATCCGATTCACCCCGAGAACAACCGGCCGGCGGCTCGCTTTGCCTCCCTGGCGGCGAAAGTACGCAGTGGGATTGTGGGAGAGTCGGCACGCTGGGGCGATCAGCTGGTCGCTTCGCCGTTTACGCGCGATGAACATTGGCAGCCGGAGCGAGACTCCCTGCTCAACTCTTATTTTCCGCTGCGCTCGGCGCGAGTGATCGAGCAGTTCCGGAGGGCTGGGCTTTACCCCAGAACCGATCCTCCCTCGATATCGCCCCGCGGCGGCACCCTCGCCACCGGCGCAACCGTTAGCTTGAGCAGTCGCGCGGGGATTATTTATTACACTACCAACGGGACAGATCCTCGGAAGATACCGACCACGGCGCTCCGCTACTCGGGTCCGATCCAGCTGGGGGACTTAACGACGCTTCGGACTCGCGTGCTCAATGGTTCGGAATGGAGCGCCTTACACGACGCCACTTTCGTTGTGGGCACCCCGAAGTTGCATGTCAGCGAGGTCCACTATCATCCAGCCGCTCTGACCCGAGCGGAGTTGGACGCAGGTTTTACCGATGCGGACAGCTTTGAGTATCTCGAACTTCACAACCCGGGAGCGACGAGTTACGACTTGAGAGGGATCCGCTTCACCACCGGTATCCAATTCGGCTTCGCCACCTCCAGTGTGGTTCGCTTGCCAGCCGGCGGCTACGTGCTTCTCGTGAAGAATCGCTCAGCTTTCGCCGCGAGATACGGATCAACCGGTTCGATAGCTGGTGAATACGGTGGAAAGTTGGATAACGCGGGTGAACGGATCGTCGCCGTGGATGGCACCGGCCAAACCGTGATCGAATTCCTCTATGGCACGCGTTCGCCCTGGCCCAATAGCCCGGATGGCAAGGGGCCGTCGCTGGTGGTTGTGGATGCAGCGGGGGATCTAAGTTCGGGTGCCAACTGGAAACCCAGCGTCTTCCCGGGCGGCTCACCCGGCGAATCGAATGAGCCTGCTCCGTTTCAACTCACCGTAGAGCGAACTTCCTCCGGGGACCTGATGTTCCGGTTCCCTGGGCGGGCAGGGCTGGGATTTACCTTGTACACGAGCGACTCTTTGGTGCCGGCAGCCTGGAAGGTAATGACGTCCGGCGATGTCTTGCAGCGAACTGGCCCTGCGGTCACCTCGGTCTCAGGCGATTCAGGAAGCGTCCCCCGGTTCTTCAAGCTCTCAATCCCCTGA
- the lexA gene encoding repressor LexA translates to MNSLTARQQEIFDFIHQMQQQQGVTPSLREIAAHFGFRSMKAAADHVTALRRKGALEGPARRARALRPIHPLQTLRKAILHIPLLGSIPAGFSQDRVQEADGCISVDVESLGLRPTARTFALKVRGDSMIGRHIVDGDVVVLEHGQTPRPGDVVAALIDNENTLKTFSVQRGKPFLRAENPKYPDLIPAQELVIQGVMVALIRKVRTRESS, encoded by the coding sequence ATGAACTCGCTTACCGCTCGGCAGCAGGAAATTTTTGATTTCATCCATCAAATGCAGCAGCAGCAGGGGGTCACGCCCAGCTTGCGAGAGATTGCTGCGCATTTTGGCTTTCGCAGCATGAAGGCGGCAGCGGATCATGTCACAGCTCTACGCCGTAAGGGAGCGTTGGAGGGCCCCGCCCGACGAGCTCGAGCATTGCGCCCTATCCATCCGCTTCAAACGCTTCGCAAAGCCATCCTCCATATCCCGTTGCTCGGAAGCATCCCCGCTGGTTTCTCGCAAGACCGCGTTCAGGAAGCTGACGGATGCATTTCGGTTGATGTAGAAAGCCTGGGGCTTCGACCTACCGCGCGCACCTTTGCACTCAAGGTGCGGGGAGATTCGATGATCGGCCGTCACATTGTCGATGGCGATGTGGTCGTTCTCGAGCATGGTCAAACACCCCGCCCGGGCGATGTGGTTGCCGCGTTGATTGACAACGAGAACACGTTGAAAACGTTTTCGGTTCAACGGGGAAAACCCTTTCTGCGCGCGGAGAATCCGAAGTATCCCGATCTGATCCCCGCCCAAGAACTCGTCATTCAAGGCGTGATGGTGGCGCTCATCCGCAAGGTCAGGACCCGGGAAAGCTCCTAA